In Heteronotia binoei isolate CCM8104 ecotype False Entrance Well chromosome 4, APGP_CSIRO_Hbin_v1, whole genome shotgun sequence, a genomic segment contains:
- the CLDN23 gene encoding claudin-23, with translation MRTPTAMIVGIVLGPCGLVLNLTSTLAPNWRDVTRIPERPSDIIQHQGLWDICEESQSSHETRCNIQDSLGYYSQQPVQVSKGLMPSSLAVLVLGLVVASLGVRCWTETPHNLLAGLGGLLLFISGLLSLTAVSWYNNELSNLPATTGSTLQVGYCLVLGYLGSCLEIIGGISLTFSFYQYYKERKLKKAAANYNYPPANKQDPAIAYSVYSKDFEINYRTSMPTSYTNDLDVLEDERMSKYSYKSRLPCDSDL, from the coding sequence ATGCGGACCCCGACGGCCATGATTGTGGGCATCGTACTAGGTCCCTGTGGCCTTGTCCTGAACCTGACCAGCACACTGGCTCCCAACTGGAGGGATGTGACGCGGATCCCTGAGAGGCCTTCTGACATCATCCAGCACCAGGGCCTCTGGGATATCTGcgaggaatctcaaagcagtcacGAGACCCGGTGCAATATCCAAGACAGCCTTGGATACTATTCCCAGCAACCCGTGCAAGTGTCCAAAGGGCTCATGCCTTCGTCTCTGGCAGTCCTTGTCCTTGGGCTGGTTGTGGCTTCGCTGGGCGTGCGCTGCTGGACGGAAACACCCCACAACCTGCTGGCTGGGCTGGGCGGCCTGTTGCTTTTCATTTCTGGGCTGCTGAGCCTCACTGCAGTCTCCTGGTACAATAATGAACTTTCCAACCTTCCCGCCACTACTGGCAGCACCCTGCAGGTAggctactgcctggtccttggtTACCTAGGTAGCTGCCTGGAAATCATCGGGGGCATCTCCCTTACGTTCAGCTTTTACCAGTACTACAAGGAACGTAAGCTAAAGAAAGCTGCTGCAAATTACAATTATCCACCTGCCAACAAGCAGGACCCAGCCATTGCTTACTCTGTCTACAGCAAAGATTTTGAAATAAATTACAGGACTTCAATGCCAACGTCGTACACCAATGATCTTGATGTATTGGAGGATGAACGTATGAGTAAGTACAGCTACAAGAGCAGGCTGCCATGTGACTCAGATTTATAG